AGAAAGTATCTCTAGAAAATATTACGAAGGAACTGATTTctaatgtaaaaaatatagaGAAAAATCCATTGCATACGGAAATAGCCTCCAAACTAGTTGATAAACATGGCCCACTCATACTAGCTTCATTACTCAACCGACTATGCAATTCCTGATTAGTATATGgacaaatgatttatcacTTCATGCTCGGCCTAAACTATGTTCCTATCGCAAATATATCTGCagaaattgaagaattattattacaattatttaattttatatattggtACTAGGTATGTCAATTTATTACTATTCGAgcatattatattattgattattttatatacttaTAGGATCAAAATTAGAATACTAATACCagaaattttcattttttcgTTATAATGTACCATTcgttatatatattattaaataataaatctAACTAgcaatattattaaaccaattattattttataattattaaatataattttaataaatacttAGAATTATATCCACATAGAAATAAGTAatgttgaaattatttaaaatataaaatcatgTTGCCAATGGACAACGATAATTTACTTTCCCCCAGTTGTACCCATGTTCATTGCGGTCTTAAATGTGTCATAAATCCACCATTGGAAACCAGTAAGAGTTCCGATCATAAGAACACGGGTTCCCAGGCCTTTAgttagcaaatttttggcaCCTATTTCTTTGGCAATaatagataattttttgcccTTATTTTCCTTCTTACCAAGTTGTGAGACTAAACTGTCGGCAGGGTGGGATACTACGGCACAAATTATACCCGCCAAATaacctaaattatacacttaaaataataaagtTGTGATCAATTTAAGGGCTAAACAATGAGTCGGCATATGACCTTTTAAACTGTATGTATACTTACCTGACGCAAAAGTAATGCCCAGCTGTGTCTGTTTGGAGTACTCATTTTTTGGTctggtaaaaatattagagtaaaaaaattgcacTACTTTTTCAAAGAAGAAGAACTTGGCCATGGTATATGGTATTTGCCTACTCCATAATGGAGTGAGACTGCCAAATGGGAATTTGGTTTCAGCTGCCTGCTTATGCATACGACAAGTGGCAGATATGAGACCACTTGGCCAATTTTCGCTTGCCGGTGCCGTTTGCATCTTAACCTTTACCATTTCCATTGGACATAGTAAAACATCTGCAAAAAGCTCAGCGGATGCTGATGCACTTAACCACATTAATCCCTTGTATTTGGCAGCATTCTCTTCGCCAATGGCATTGGCATATAAATCTTTGAAAATCTCGTATAGGCCAAATTTACCCAATCCTTGCATTGAATAACCAATCAAAGTTGGACGCCATCCTCTAACCAATCCATTAAAACCTTCTTGTTTAGATATAATGGAAATAGATTTTATGAAAccacaataaattttgggATAAACCTGAATTTTGCATTTTGCAACATCAAGCGGTGTAACCAAAGTATGTGTTAGGCCGCAAGATATAATACCGCCAAGCATACATTTGGAGTAGTAGGACATGTCATGAACCATGGGATGAGGTTGTCTGGTAATGGGCGAGGATATTCTGGCATCCCAATCTCCGTAATTCATTTTACTGCGTTTTTGcttatattaattatttatataatatttgtaatttgtgtattatttgataaactatttaaaGTAGTAAAATATGGATTAAACTATGGTAAGGTATGGTATATTGGGCAGATCACATTACATTTCTATTAATGTATTAATCTCTTGCTTttaaactaaaaaatttttcacTTAAAGCATTGCAAATGGTACAAATGATCAATCACTAactattttacataaattaGAATCCTGATACATAGTTCAAAAATTGTAGTACGCTCGTTTGAATACCTCATCTGGTACAATTTCCTTGTAAGAATCTTCAGACTTTGCAATTTCCATATCTAATATCGGTTTATCCACTTTTGGTATTACATAGATCGGCTTGTCTGGCAAAATTTCGGGCATTTCTgcatatatacattgtgGATCTATTTCTCCACTGGATGAAATCCTATTTACCAATTCCATATCTTGACCGGTTTCTTAACCCTCCCAATTTCAGTACCTTCCTGCTCTATCTGGCTTAATACATCTTGTCCGTGTTctaaatttccaaatacAACCTATGTTATAcagtataataattgataagtTTAATTCTTGggttcatttttaatataatgataGCGTATCTTACATGTTTCCCATCCAACCAGGCACAGGGCCTGAACgttataaaaaattgcgACGAATTTGAATGTCTAACTCGCGTCTTAGCCATAGATAACACGCctttaaattatttagttgttATACCTCGTTTGGAATGTTTGTAACGGAACGATTCGTCACGAAGGTATTGACCGTAAATTGATTCTCCGCCAAAACAGTTTCCTGTGTTGAAATTGCCGCCCTGACACATAAAATCAGGGATAATTCGATGAATAGGTACGTTTTTATACCATCTAGGCCTCAAGTAGTACCCGAGGCCTGTTTCTCCTACGTCACTAGGGGTATGTGGTAATAaaacaaaataaatattcttTTTATATTTCAACCACTTAACTTATAGTTCAATGTTATTGAgaaattgtgtaaataacaCATAACTAAATACCATATAATGACATTGAACAAGCAATTggcaataatttatcaatgaaattgaaacaTCCAGATAAGTAGCTGtaaattatgaatttaAAACTAATTTCCATTAGATCATATACATAAAGTACTTACCAGTACATAGGCACCTAAAGTTTTCACATGTGTAAGGAAGTTGGTCGCtgaataactaatttaagTCATACTCACCTCAAAAACCATCCTTCCTATGTCCCTACCACCAATGCTGATATCCATGAAGACCCTAGGATTGGGTATGGTCATTTCTGCCCATGCAACGTCTAGCCAATAACCAACATATACACCATTATTCAATTGCCACACAGTGGAATTTTGTATGCGCCAATTTCTtgtatatgaaattttattagaTACAAATTGCACCAcataaatgaaattttgatttacaaattatcaaataaatgATACATCTGAATGGAAAATATTGGCAATGAtatccaaatataatatacatttaatgaatgaattatattattttaacgCCAACCATGACACATATTAGtagttattattataatttatttgaatatatacaacTGTGAAAACATATGTACAGATGTTGTTGAATCGTTAAAAGCATGGCCGAAATACATACAATGGGTATGAGATTACGGACAAAAAATCAGTTTATAactaaattgtatataatttaagaCACTATAATATGCCATTCTGATATAATTAGTACAATGAAGCACTACTCACACAGAGCCTTGATTTCATCACCAGTCAATGTCTCCCTTTCCAACAATGCCCGAGCCACCCTTTCTAATTTGTCCCTGTTCCGTCTCAAAATTTCTTCAGCCTTCCGGTGGCCATCTTTgactaattttttaaccAAAGCCTCAACTTTGGCGGTTGTTTCTGGGGAGAGTACTCGGCCAGACACATGATTCTTATAACAAACAGGACCTAATTCATCGGTCATTCCCCATTCGGTGACCATACGGTGGGCCAGTTCGGTAGCAGCTCTTATGTCACTACTAGCCCCTGAGCTTACGTGGTTGTATCCAAACACAAGTTCCTCAGCCACTCTGCCGCCCATGCATACAGCAAGCCTAGCAAGCATTTGGTGTCTGTGGTAGCCATAACGATCACCGGGGGGCAGTTGTTCAACGAATCCCAGAGCATTACCGCGGGAAATGATCGTAGCTTTATGAATAGGATCTGCCGATGGGTAGAGTTCAAATGCAACTATCGCATGGCCAGCCTCATGATAAGCCGTCACTCGTCGTTGTTCTTCAGGTTGTAAACTAGGTCTAGCTGGTCCCATCATTACTTTATCCCGGGCCTCAAACATATCTTCAGAGGTAACCTTGGTGCGGCCTATATGAGAATCATTATATTAACCAACTGGAATcgtattaaataataattaatgcCAAAACATTATGCTTTGTGTGTATTTATGTatgattttatttatttataaacacaaaaattcattaataagAAGTAATACTATAATGTGTGTGTCATAATAACATAAAGTGtggataaaaaattaaatttcaaaaaaattaatcttttaataaatatgaagAGAACTTACCATTCCTCACCGCACACAATGCCGCCTCGTTTACCAAATTCTCAAGATCCGCTCCTGAAAAGCCAAATGTCAACGAAGCCATATCGGAAACAGACACATTTTCATCACACACGACTTTAGAAAGGTACATGAACAAAATGGCTTCCCTCCCATTCCTATCTGGCAGTGGTACATGGACAATTCTATCAAATCTACCAGGCCTCAGTAGTGCAGAGTCTAGATAATCCAATCTATTAGTGGCCGCTATCACAGTTATCCCCGAGGAAG
The DNA window shown above is from Babesia microti strain RI chromosome III, complete genome and carries:
- a CDS encoding Cyclophilin type peptidyl-prolyl cis-trans isomerase/CLD (overlaps_old_locusTagID:BBM_III01450) yields the protein MTIPNPRVFMDISIGGRDIGRMVFELFSDQLPYTCENFRCLCTGETGLGYYLRPRWYKNVPIHRIIPDFMCQGGNFNTGNCFGGESIYGQYLRDESFRYKHSKRGVLSMAKTRVRHSNSSQFFITFRPCAWLDGKHVVFGNLEHGQDVLSQIEQEGTEIGRVKKPVKIWNCGEIDPQCIYAEMPEILPDKPIYVIPKVDKPILDMEIAKSEDSYKEIVPDEVFKRAYYNF
- a CDS encoding Mitochondrial carrier protein (overlaps_old_locusTagID:BBM_III01445); translation: MNYGDWDARISSPITRQPHPMVHDMSYYSKCMLGGIISCGLTHTLVTPLDVAKCKIQVYPKIYCGFIKSISIISKQEGFNGLVRGWRPTLIGYSMQGLGKFGLYEIFKDLYANAIGEENAAKYKGLMWLSASASAELFADVLLCPMEMVKVKMQTAPASENWPSGLISATCRMHKQAAETKFPFGSLTPLWSRQIPYTMAKFFFFEKVVQFFYSNIFTRPKNEYSKQTQLGITFASGYLAGIICAVVSHPADSLVSQLGKKENKGKKLSIIAKEIGAKNLLTKGLGTRVLMIGTLTGFQWWIYDTFKTAMNMGTTGGK
- a CDS encoding ATPase family associated with various cellular activities (AAA) (overlaps_old_locusTagID:BBM_III01455); this encodes MMSGVPYNTSSRGIHVIDKEDDPPCIISHSNHYLDLQNRAANLYHNGVSRINRFIREDVSPIISQSAEGSDNNGRNNFGRNLAGIILGITIAYLVIALIITAAVSVLAPKEHVDATLDNKAKKTSTNVQPTKPSSRYKQVYFKDILGVDEAKKELEEVVKFIREPEKYRQIGARIPKGVLLVGPPGTGKTMLARAVATESGIQFIFTSGSEFVEIYVGQGARRIRNLFEHARNISPCIIFIDEIDAVGARRVSTSNNPGNREHDQTLNQLLVELDGFSPSSGITVIAATNRLDYLDSALLRPGRFDRIVHVPLPDRNGREAILFMYLSKVVCDENVSVSDMASLTFGFSGADLENLVNEAALCAVRNGRTKVTSEDMFEARDKVMMGPARPSLQPEEQRRVTAYHEAGHAIVAFELYPSADPIHKATIISRGNALGFVEQLPPGDRYGYHRHQMLARLAVCMGGRVAEELVFGYNHVSSGASSDIRAATELAHRMVTEWGMTDELGPVCYKNHVSGRVLSPETTAKVEALVKKLVKDGHRKAEEILRRNRDKLERVARALLERETLTGDEIKALCE